The following coding sequences lie in one Fusarium poae strain DAOMC 252244 chromosome 1, whole genome shotgun sequence genomic window:
- a CDS encoding hypothetical protein (TransMembrane:4 (o484-502i564-588o608-629i718-737o)~BUSCO:5601at5125) produces MTTQADVDDFGLPIRRYPTPKNDEPTDAPTDAPTDASKEEKPTPASVDEAAADEKSKTPEVKDEKVKDQATPAGEVVKADDQSDTFEDARSELSSPRKETRSETPAVAQETSTPTETKPTKNESIETESAPYESKPAVPNEALSKVTEVPEKAAEEIKALAVESARPSDHKPEAVEEVQSAVDDAPKKPTDLEVGVDKQEPPANVAVPTPASPTQPQREQISEFSHQKITVKPEEKKDEDELEWQEMPSYARYDMYNDDDKLVAKEYDAEEVETYEYGGLGGAGKGYTRVFLDDDAESATSMDENTKYLFKNAAGTSMVDDDDGRDAIGQMQATKDLLTEGQRVAYVGLVRLEIVRLVKEEEKMKTFKKTKKEVGVAVESMMMWGQKMMLRLYSHMEINEAEQIMIEQLAEHGVMPQDLSPALVTNARVANPMAEGEASVPGTPSLDEKPAEAPPPYQALDGEELSDVKTPSQLPTTSKIDIDLRWTVLCDLFLLLIADSIYDARSRVLLERVGESLDITWIDICRFEKKVTEALEMQQAAEKENWNEEEHTEARRKKALTRRYVMMGLATVGGGLVIGLSAGLLAPVIGAGLATGLTAVGVTGTGSFLGGVGGAAIITSSAAASGSLIGGRAAGRRTGAVKTFEYRPLHNNKRVNLIVTISGWLTGKVDDVRLPFSTVDPVMGDVYSVLFEPEMLRSMGDTINILATEALTSSIQQILGTTILATLMSAIQLPIILTKLSYLIDNPWAVSLDRATAAGKILADSLIERNLGTRPITLVGFSIGARVVFSCLQELAKKGGVGIVQNVYMFGSPIVVSKEEYIKAKTVVSGRFLNAYNRSDWILGYLFRLTSGGIRRVAGLAPVEDCPFVENMDVTDLVNGHMDYRQKMPVLLMRCGWSVDSEEFAEIEDPDPDNHNERQRELINEIEEARKNLEKEGKAKKSGRFSFFGRRKNAKQDWEIYEDQKKNGDTKDKPKEGGQDDSNTGVLFDIDAIRAEIAKDARDHYASHEDLQVKEIKSTLPPMKLDVSSLPGSPSTTANGSQTNISTTRDSRDIRGSQERSHSYTPSYTKQTSPPAYSSPYGAGFASEHGNAYGSGRHDEDDIQMTFDTSFDDHPRSTTTTSATETTPTRPQIKTAQTLPSMTMHEPWGDSDDDDFGKEKEISMTFA; encoded by the exons ATGACTACCCAAGCCGATGTAGACGATTTCGGCCTGCCTATCAGGCGGTATCCGACCCCAAAGAACGATGAACCTACCGACGCGCCTACTGATGCGCCTACCGATGCGTCTAAAGAAGAGAAGCCTACACCGGCTTCCGTAGATGAAGCTGCGGCCGACGAGAAATCGAAAACCCCTGAGGTCAAGGACGAAAAGGTCAAGGATCAAGCGACACCTGCTGGCGAAGTAGTCAAAGCAGACGACCAGAGCGATACTTTTGAAGATGCCCGGTCCGAACTGTCAAGTCCTAGGAAAGAAACTAGATCGGAGACACCTGCTGTTGCGCAGGAAACTTCCACACCGACCGAGACTAAACCAACAAAGAACGAATCTATCGAAACTGAAAGCGCCCCGTACGAGTCGAAGCCAGCAGTCCCTAATGAAGCTTTATCAAAAGTGACAGAAGTTCCTGAGAAGGCTGCGGAGGAAATTAAAGCGCTTGCAGTCGAAAGTGCTCGTCCTAGTGACCACAAGCCCGAAGCGGTCGAAGAAGTGCAATCGGCAGTGGACGATGCTCCTAAGAAGCCTACAGATCTCGAAGTGGGCGTTGACAAGCAAGAACCTCCTGCAAACGTAGCAGTCCCGACTCCTGCTTCACCGACACAGCCCCAACGCGAACAGATTTCTGAATTTTCCCATCAAAAGATCACTGTTAAAccagaagagaagaaggacgaagACGAACTGGAATGGCAGGAGATGCCCTCATACGCTCGATACGACATGTACAACGATGATGACAAGCTAGTTGCCAAGGAATACGATGCGGAGGAAGTCGAAACTTATGAATATGGAGGACTTGGTGGTGCTGGTAAAGGCTATACCCGTGTGTTCCTGGACGACGATGCCGAGTCTGCGACAAGTATGGATGAGAACACAAAATATCTTTTCAAGAATGCAGCTGGAACCAGTATGgtggatgacgacgatggaCGGGACGCTATCGGTCAAATGCAGGCTACCAAGGATCTTTTGACAGAGGGGCAAAGAGTCGCATACGTCGGATTGGTCCGTCTCGAAATTGTCAGGCTTGTaaaagaggaggaaaaaATGAAGACGttcaagaagaccaagaaagAAGTCGGCGTTGCGGTTGAATCCATGATGATGTGGGGGCAAAAGATGATGCTTCGGCTTTACTCTCACATGGAGATCAACGAAGCAGAGCAAATCATGATCGAACAGCTCGCCGAACATGGAGTGATGCCCCAAGACTTGTCGCCGGCGCTCGTTACCAATGCTCGCGTAGCAAACCCTATGGCAGAGGGCGAGGCATCTGTGCCAGGCACCCCGTCTCTAGATGAGAAGCCTGCCGAGGCACCACCACCGTACCAGGCGCTTGACGGCGAGGAACTATCTGATGTCAAGACGCCATCACAGCTTCCCACAACTTCAAAAATTGATATTGATTTGCGATGGACGGTTCTCTGCGATCTCTTTCTACTTCTGATCGCTGATTCTATCTACGATGCGCGCTCAAGAGTACTACTAGAACGGGTCGGTGAAAGTCTTGATATCACCTGGATTGACATCTGTCGTTTTGAGAAGAAGGTGACAGAGGCTCTCGAGATGCAGCAAGCGGCTGAGAAGGAGAACTGGAACGAGGAGGAACACACAGAAGCCCGAAGGAAGAAGGCATTGACTCGTCGATATGTCATGATGGGTCTGGCCACTGTGGGTGGTGGCTTGGTTATCGGTCTCTCGGCTGGACTTCTCGCTCCAGTCATCGGTGCTGGTCTGGCTACCGGTTTGACAGCTGTTGGAGTGACGGGAACTGGCAGTTTCCTTGGTGGTGTTGGAGGCGCAGCTATCATCACATCAAGTGCTGCAGCATCAGGAAGTCTTATCGGAGGCAGAGCTGCAGGCCGAAGAACTGGTGCAGTCAAGACATTCGAATATCGACCCCTTCATAACAACAAGCGAGTCAACCTTATCGTGACCATCTCTGGATGGCTGACAGGTAAGGTCGATGACGTCCGATTGCCTTTCAGTACGGTCGACCCTGTCATGGGTGACGTTTACTCGGTGCTTTTCGAACCCGAGATGCTTCGAAGTATGGGTGACACCATCAATATCCTGGCTACTGAA GCTCTTACTTCGAGTATTCAACAAATTCTTGGTACAACTATTCTAGCTACTCTTATGTCGGCTATTCAGTTGCCGATTATCTTGACAAAGCTCTCCTATCTTATTGATAACCCTTGGGCCGTTTCTCTGGACCGCGCTACCGCTGCCGGAAAGATTCTTGCAGATTCTCTCATCGAGCGTAACCTGGGAACCCGACCAATCACGTTGGTTGGATTCTCAATTGGAGCACGAGTGGTCTTCTCTTGTCTCCAGGAGCTTGCCAAGAAGGGTGGTGTTGGTATCGTTCAGAACGTTTACATGTTTGGCTCGCCTATTGTGGTGAGTAAGGAGGAGTacatcaaggccaagactgTTGTTTCTGGCCGGTTCCTCAATGCTTATAACCGAAGCGACTGGATTCTTGGTTACCTGTTCCGACTCACAAGTGGAGGTATCCGCCGGGTTGCTGGTCTAGCTCCTGTTGAGGATTGCCCCTTTGTTGAGAATATGGACGTTACCGATCTTGTTAATGGCCATATGGACTATCGTCAGAAGATGCCCGTCTTGTTGATGAGGTGTGGGTGGTCTGTTGACAGCGAGGAGTTTGCTGAAATTGAGGACCCAGATCCAGACAACCACAATGAGCGACAACGAGAGCTAATCAACGAAATTGAAGAGGCTCGCAAGAACCTGGAAAAGGAGGGCAAGGCGAAGAAGTCTGGACGATTTAGCTTCTTTGGTCGACGAAAGAACGCCAAGCAGGATTGGGAGATTTACGAAGATCAAAagaagaacggagataccaAAGACAAGCCAAAGGAGGGAGGGCAAGATGACAGCAATACTGGCGTCCTGTTTGATATCGATGCGATTCGAGCAGAAATTGCCAAGGATGCTCGCGATCATTACGCTAGTCATGAAGATCTTCAGGTAAAGGAGATCAAGTCAACATTACCTCCCATGAAGTTGGACGTGTCGTCGCTTCCTGGTTCCCCTTCGACCACAGCCAATGGCTCTCAGACCAACATTAGTACAACACGAGACTCGCGCGATATTAGAGGGTCCCAGGAGCGGTCTCACAGTTACACACCCAGCTATACTAAACAGACGTCGCCACCTGCTTACAGCTCACCGTACGGCGCAGGGTTCGCGTCAGAACATGGTAATGCATACGGCTCAGGTCGACACGATGAGGACGATATTCAGATGACGTTTGATACGTCGTTTGATGACCATCCGCGGTCGACAACAACTACATCGGCTACTGAGACAACACCAACTCGACCACAGATCAAGACGGCACAGACACTGCCTTCAATGACAATGCACGAGCCGTGGGGCGAttcagatgacgatgattttggcaaggagaaggagatttCAATGACGTTCGCTTGA
- a CDS encoding hypothetical protein (TransMembrane:1 (o251-271i)) — MDRLANQGQSEGAGVGDLAKDMQDASASASPAASSTPGDGSGNTGKSGSEGMGDSNSGDSDSDSDAVQFDAQLFKEGPVFIVDSSQRSREVGFEAGKKTVLEKVAWQVVVDTRVETLGSSNFKSSKGDYNQFLDVTNNMVLLNFMGDTAKFYNNTMYVQIDWSKDGSNGYTKTQLFTVTNSTGASAFKELTDDLKAEQAGQGPAEVTLTSDASSTSGSTKATGTIEPSGNDSSSSSGGGGGGLSTGATAGIAVGAVIGGLLLIGALVWFLLRRRRRNKQPSEEYTIQQSYAVDKEISGRASDSPNSPYSDENHMQPIALGNVDRDRGAAPTPPPGRSSVASHDRGANSGAQTPQGMSANVAHLVEDGMTADEIRRLEEEERQLDDEIERAARR; from the exons ATGGACCGATTGGCGAATCAAGGTCAGAGCGAGGGTGCGGGCGTAGGAGATCTTGCAAAGGATATGCAAGAtgcatcagcatcagcatcgcCTGCAGCCAGCAGCACCCCCGGCGATGGTTCCGGAAATACAGGAAAATCAGGCAGCGAAGGCATGGGCGACTCTAACTCAGGCGACTCCGACTCAGACAGTGATGCCGTTCAGTTCGACGCGCAACTTTTCAAAGAAGGTCCAGTATTTATAGTCGACAGCAGTCAGCGGTCCAGGGAGGTCGGATTCGAAGCGGGCAAAAAAACTGTCCTCGAAAAGGTGGCATGGCAGGTTGTCGTTGATACCCGAGTTGAGACGTTGGGTTCTAGTAATTTCAAATCTTCAAAGGGAGATTACAATCAATTCCTCGATG TCACAAATAATATGGTATTGCTCAACTTCATGGGTGACACCGCGAAGTTCTATAACAATACCATGTATGTTCAGATTGATTGGAGCAAGGACGGATCAAATGGCTATACAAAAACACAACTCTTTACTGTTACCAACAGCACAGGCGCATCTGCATTTAAAGAACTCACGGACGATCTCAAAGCGGAACAGGCAGGACAAGGACCAGCGGAAGTCACCTTGACATCAGATGCATCGTCAACCTCTGGGAGCACCAAAGCCACCGGAACTATTGAGCCTAGTGGCAATGATAGTTCTAGCAGCAGtggtggcggtggtggtggactCTCAACTGGTGCAACTGCTGGGATTGCAGTTGGTGCTGTTATCGGtggtcttcttctcatcggTGCACTGGTATGGTTTCTCCTTCGTCGACGTCGCCGTAACAAGCAGCCCAGTGAAGAGTACACCATACAGCAAAGCTATGCTGTGGATAAGGAAATCAGTGGACGTGCCAGTGACTCGCCCAACTCGCCTTACTCAGATGAGAATCACATGCAACCTATCGCCCTCGGAAACGTCGACCGTGATCGTGGTGCCGCTCCTACTCCCCCACCGGGCCGTTCGTCTGTAGCGTCACACGATCGTGGAGCCAATAGTGGTGCTCAGACGCCTCAAGGCATGTCTGCCAATGTCGCTCaccttgttgaagatggcatGACGGCCGATGAGATCCGAAGactggaagaggaggaacGACAATTGGACGACGAGATTGAGCGTGCAGCGAGACGATAG
- the TVP23 gene encoding Golgi apparatus membrane protein tvp23 (TransMembrane:4 (i23-42o48-67i112-132o138-157i)~BUSCO:53414at5125), which translates to MDATQPQPAAPGALSWRLSAHPITLLTFLGFRISSVLIYFLGLWIIQSMIMIFIITILLLAADFYYIKNIAGRRLVGLRWWNEVDAQSGESQWVFESSEPGTKTINPTDSRFFWLALYIQPMLWVLMAILALVRLQFLWLPLVVIALVLTIMNTLAFSRCDKFSNASSIAGSAFGTGNLAGNIASNMVSNWFSRN; encoded by the exons ATGGATGCCACGCAACCACAGCCCGCCGCGCCGGGCGCTCTCAGCTGGCGCCTCAGCGCGCATCCCATTACGCTCCTCACTTTCCTCGGCTTCAGAATAT CAAGTGTCCTCATCTACTTTCTCGGCCTGTGGATCATACAAAGCAT GATCATGAttttcatcatcaccattcTTCTCCTCGCCGCCGACTTTTACTACATCAAGAACATTGCTGGCCGTCGTCTTGTTGGTCTGCGTTGGTGGAACGAGGTTGATGCTCAGTCGGGCGAGTCGCAGTGGGTGTTTGAGAGCAGCGAGCCTGGAACCAAGACCATCAACCCTACCGACAGCCGCTTCTTCTGGCTCGCTTTGTATATCCAGCCTATGCTGTGGGTTCTGATGGCCATTCTTGCTCTTGTGCGACTGCAGTTCCTATGGCTGCCTCTTGTTG TCATTGCCCTTGTTCTCACAATCATGAACACCCTGGCCTTCTCCCGATGCGACAAGTTCAGCAACGCCTCTAGCATTGCTGGAAGCGCCTTTGGCACAGGTAACCTGGCTGGTAACATTGCGAGCAACATGGTTAGCAACTGGTTCTCTCGCAATTAA
- a CDS encoding hypothetical protein (BUSCO:50717at5125) → MTNQDSSEPSEFWLYGYGYAASFLASDLSSMHICINDHLRVAQELDMEASATFREDHRGTPEAPGRVVTLIERSYWERLTDHHDSAPERVWGVAYRIIPEKVAEVKEYLDIREINGYTIHYAPFKPADGSPPIRTLVYIGTPDNEQFVGPQDPQKLAEHIFRSQGPSGPNKDYLLSLDTALSELAPDSGDVHIHDLAHRVRELEKNCSDEDIVLNSAPSAHMQKHSTEEAE, encoded by the exons ATGACCAATCAAGACTCATCAGAACCCTCCGAATTCTGGCTATACGGATACGGGTATGCAGCTTCTTTCCTGGCATCAGATCTCTCATCAATGCATATATGTATTAACGACCATCTCCGTGTTGCGCAGGAGCTTGATATGGAAGCCTCCGCCACATTTCG TGAGGATCACCGAGGCACCCCAGAAGCTCCAGGTCGTGTTGTCACTCTCATTGAGAGATCCTACTGGGAACGGCTGACTGATCACCATGACTCTGCCCCAGAGCGAGTATGGGGTGTTGCTTACCGTATCATTCCCGAAAAGGTCGCTGAGGTCAAGGAATACCTTGATATCCGTGAGATTAACGGATATACAATTCACTACGCTCCGTTCAAACCTGCTGATGGTTCACCTCCCATTCGCACTCTGGTATACATAGGAACTCCGGACAATGAGCAGTTCGTCGGTCCTCAGGACCCCCAGAAGCTCGCCGAACACATCTTCCGTAGCCAAGGACCCAGTGGTCCGAACAAGGACTACCTTTTGAGTCTCGACACTGCTCTCAGTGAGCTTGCTCCTGATAGCGGTGATGTTCATATTCATGATCTCGCCCACCGTGTCAGAGAACTTGAGAAGAACTGCTCAGACGAGGATATTGTCCTCAACTCAGCGCCATCCGCCCATATGCAGAAGCACAGTACAGAGGAGGCGGAGTAA